A genomic window from Nicotiana sylvestris chromosome 11, ASM39365v2, whole genome shotgun sequence includes:
- the LOC138881008 gene encoding uncharacterized protein — MPIGRLAKWQIFLTEFDVVYVTRKAMKAQALADHLDENPVDDEYQSLNTYFPDEEVNLVEAISEDTNAWKIFFDGTVNTKGVGIGVILISPNGQHYPAIARLRFFCTNNTAEYEACIMADALATLASMLPYPSNAHIDPLEIQIREMHDYCNTVEAEPNVQPWYHDIKRFLKTKEYPEQASGDQKRTIRRHTSGFFLSGDVLYKRTPDLNLIRCVDAEEAGRIMYEVHAGVCRPHMNRYVLAKKILRVGYYWMTMERDCFSFVRKCHQCQVHGDLIHAPPTELHPMLAPWPFVAWGMDVIGPIKPKAPNGYRLILVAIDYFTNRVEAITLKSVTKKVVVDFVHSNLICRFGIPTTVITDNAANLNSHLMGNIYEQFKIMHRNSTPYRTKANGVVEAANKNIKKILRKMIQSSRQ; from the exons ATGCCCATTGGGaggttagcaaagtggcagatctttctcactgaatttgacgtagtctatgtcactcgcaaggcaatgaaagcccaggcattagcagatcactTGGATGAAAACCcagttgatgatgaataccaatcTTTGAACAcctacttccctgatgaagaggtaaatttagttgaggcaatatccgaggacaccaatgcttggaaaatattctttgatggAACGGTAAAcacaaaaggtgttggaattggggtcatcttgatctcacccaatggtcaacattatccggccATAGCTAGGCTTCGGTtcttctgcacaaacaacactgccgagtatgaagcttgcattatgg ctgatgcacttgccactttggCCTCAATGCTGCCATACCCAAGCAATGCCCACATTGATCCCTTGGAAATACAAATCAGGGAAATGCACGACTATTGTAATACGGTTGAGGCAGAACcaaatgttcagccatggtatcatgacatcaaaagatttttgaaaaccaaagaataccctgagcaagccagtggagaccaaaagagaaccattagacggcacACAAGTGGTTTCTTCTTAAGCGGCGATGtgttgtacaaaaggactccggatctcAACTTGATAAGATGTGTTGATGCcgaagaggctggaagaatcatgtatgaagtgcacgcaggagtgtgcaGACCCCACATGAAtaggtatgttttggcaaagaaaatcctccgagtaGGCTactactggatgaccatggaaagagactgctttagttttgttcggaagtgtcatcagtgtcaagtgcacggtgatttgattcatgcacctcccacggaattgcatcccatgttAGCGCCCTGGccattcgttgcctggggcatggacgttatTGGGCCAATCAAGCCAAAAGCCCCGAATGGGTACAGATTAATATTGGtcgccatcgactattttactaatagggttgaagcaatcactctcaaatccgtcaccaagaaagttgtggtagattttgtgcactccaatcttatctgtcgtttcggtatccCTACAACTGTTATCACggacaatgctgcaaacttgaatagtcatttgatgggaaATATATacgaacaattcaagataatgcATCGGAATTCTACTCCCTATCGCACTAAAGCCAATGGTgtcgtcgaagcagcaaacaaaaacatcaaaaagattttgagaaagatgatccaaagttccaggcagtag